The Meleagris gallopavo isolate NT-WF06-2002-E0010 breed Aviagen turkey brand Nicholas breeding stock unplaced genomic scaffold, Turkey_5.1 ChrUn_random_7180001890483, whole genome shotgun sequence genomic sequence GGAGCTTGGCGTCGCCCCGCCCCTTTCGGCTAGCAGCGCGTCCAGCTCGCCGCGCATGCGCTCCAGCGCCGCCGCCATGTCTCGCATGGCCGCCGCCTGCTCCTCTTCGCGTCGCCGCGCTTGCCCCGCCTGCCGGGCGTACTCGAGGTAGATGCACAGCCCCCCCACGCCGAACACGATggcttcccccagcagctcgGCCCCCAGCTCCGCCGCCGCTTCCTCGTTCAGCGGTTTGACGGCGGCGCCGCGGAAGCCCATGATCCGCATCTTGGCTCGCATCTCCACCCAGTGGTACACTGTGGGCCGCCACACATCTCCGCTCGTC encodes the following:
- the OPA3 gene encoding optic atrophy 3 protein; protein product: MGDEPRGATGATGDDVHEETSGDVWRPTVYHWVEMRAKMRIMGFRGAAVKPLNEEAAAELGAELLGEAIVFGVGGLCIYLEYARQAGQARRREEEQAAAMRDMAAALERMRGELDALLAERGGATP